The following coding sequences are from one Solea solea chromosome 11, fSolSol10.1, whole genome shotgun sequence window:
- the LOC131468924 gene encoding cyclin-dependent kinase 16-like, with product MERMRKIKRQLSLTLGRGGAGEGDRTVSDTINQEVTSHSDSEVSVRSSGGLKARSSSSSLQSLLQSYRKPRALGRSLSSYLNHANRLEIVHEDMKMSSDGESDAASSSDDVQSPVRVRLRNKKISTEDINKRLSLPADIRLPDDYLEKFNVIGPSLFEQPISRRLRRVSLSEIGFGKLETYIKLDKLGEGTYATVYKGRSKLTENLVALKEIRLEHEEGAPCTAIREVSLLKDLKHANIVTLHDIIHTQKSLTLVFEYLDKDLKQYLDDCGNMIHVHNVKLFLFQLLRGLSYCHRRKVLHRDLKPQNLLINERGELKLADFGLARAKSIPTKTYSNEVVTLWYRPPDILLGSTDYSTHIDMWGVGCIFYEMATGRPLFPGSTVEEELHFIFKLLGTPTERTWPGITANDEFVSYSYPQYRAETLSHHMPRLSSEGVELLSKFLKFEGKKRVSADESLHHRYFSNLGNRVKSLPDTTSIFSLPEIHLEKETVRATTATPEPANSPNRRRSLLF from the exons AtggagaggatgaggaagatCAAGCGGCAGCTGTCGCTCACTCTCGGGAGGGGCGGGGCTGGGGAAGGGGACAGAACAGTGAGTGACACCATCaaccaggaagtgacatcacacagTGATTCag aGGTGTCTGTCCGCTCGTCAGGAGGTTTGAAGGCTCGGTCTTCGTCTTCGTCTCTTCAGTCTCTTCTTCAGTCGTACAGAAAACCACGAGCACTCGGACGAAGTTTGAGCTCATACCTCAACCATGCTAACAGGCTAG aaatcGTCCATGAGGACATGAAGATGAGCTCAGACGGAGAAAGTGACGCAGCGTCTTCATCAGACGACGTCCAGAGTCCAGTGAGAGTCCGACTGAGGAACAAGAAGATTTCTACTgag GACATAAACAAGCGTCTCTCGTTACCTGCTGACATCCGTCTTCCTGACGATTACCTGGAGAAGTTTAACGTGATTGGTCCGTCTTTGTTTgagcagccaatcagcaggcgtCTCCGCAGAGTGTCTCTG TCAGAAATTGGTTTTGGGAAACTGGAAACTTACATCAAACTGGACAAACTGGGAGAG GGAACGTATGCCACAGTGTACAAAGGTCGCAGTAAACTGACGGAGAACCTGGTGGCGCTGAAGGAAATTCGACTGGAACATGAAGAAGGAGCTCCGTGCACGGCCATCAGAGAAG tGTCGCTGTTGAAGGATCTGAAACACGCCAACATCGTCACCCTTCATGACATCATCCACACACAGAAGTCACTCACACTGGTGTTTGAATAcctg gacaAAGATCTTAAACAGTACCTGGACGACTGTGGAAACATGATCCATGTTCACAATGTCAAA ctgtttctgtttcagctgCTTCGAGGTCTGTCATACTGTCACCGCAGGAAAGTCCTGCACCGAGACCTGAAACCCCAGAACCTGCTCATCAACGAACGAGGAGAACTGAAGCTGGCTGACTTTG GTTTGGCTCGAGCTAAGTCGATCCCGACAAAGACGTACTCTAACGAGGTGGTGACGCTGTGGTATCGACCGCCCGACATTCTCCTGGGCAGCACTGACTATTCTACACACATCGACATGTG gggCGTCGGCTGTATCTTCTATGAGATGGCGACGGGTCGTCCTCTGTTTCCTGGTTCCAcggtggaggaggagcttcaCTTCATCTTCAAACTGCTTG gaacACCGACAGAGCGTACGTGGCCGGGGATCACTGCAAACGATGAGTTTGTGTCATACAGTTACCCTCAGTACAGAGCAGAAACGCTGAGTCACCACATGCCCAG gCTCAGCAGTGAAGGAGTGGAATTGTTGTCAAAGTTCTTAaag TTTGAAGGAAAGAAGAGAGTCTCTGCGGACGAGTCGCTTCATCATCGTTACTTCAGTAACCTTGGAAACAGAGTAAAGTCACTTCCTGACA ccaCTTCTATCTTCAGTCTGCCAGAGATTCACCTGGAGAAGGAAACTGTGAGAGCGACGACAGCAACACCTGAGCCAG CAAATAGCCCAAACAGGAGGCGGAGTCTTCTCTTCTGA
- the abt1 gene encoding activator of basal transcription 1, whose amino-acid sequence MERREEEEQLKTATQREEEGEDEEEELKTATQGEEEEEEGGEEEALKTATQGEEEELKTVTQGEEEEEEEGEEEEEIRGDDDEEEEEAAAVMKKTKATSCSKRQVVPGIIYLGHIPPRLRPKHLRNMMSAYGEIGRVFLQPEDSKMKKKKRSGLRRCGFTEGWVEFRDKRVAKRVAVSLHNTPMGTRKRQNFSSDLWCIKYLHRFQWIHLSERLAYEQMVLKQRLRTEISQAKRETNFYLNNVEKSAHMNDKKRNRRRQDGPQQVEEKTWDFTQRQTEDEIQTRKRRRKDMDKARLLQEKSQSNVSLLTKIFNSN is encoded by the exons atggagagaagagaggaggaggagcagctgaaGACTGCGactcagagagaggaagaaggagaagatgaggaggaggagctgaagacTGCGACtcagggagaggaagaagaggaggagggaggtgaagaGGAGGCGCTTAAGACTGCGActcagggagaggaggaggagctaaagaCTGTGACtcagggagaggaagaagaggaggaggaaggagaagaagaggaggaaatcagaggtgatgatgatgaggaggaggaggaagcagcagctgtgatgaaGAAGACCAAAGCGACGTCCTGTTCAAAGCGTCAGGTGGTTCCTGGAATCATTTACCTGGGTCATATTCCTCCAAGGCTCCGCCCCAAACACCTGAGGAACATGATGTCAGCATACGGAGAGATTGGACGAGTGTTTCTGCAGCCTGAgg ACAgtaagatgaagaagaagaagaggtctGGTCTGAGGAGGTGTGGCTTTACTGAAGGATGGGTGGAGTTTAGAGACAAGCGTGTGGCGAAGCGTGTGGCTGTGTCTCTACACAACACACCGATGGGAACCAGGAAACGCCAGAACTTTTCCTCCGACCTGTGGTGCATCAAG tacCTGCACAGGTTCCAGTGGATTCACCTGAGTGAGCGTCTGGCGTACGAGCAGATGGTTCTGAAGCAGAGACTCAGGACAGAAATTTCTCAggcaaagagagaaacaaacttTTACCTGAACAACGTGGAGAAGAGCGCTCACATGAACGACAAGAAGAGGAATAGGAGGCGGCAGGATGGCCCACAG caggtggaggagaagaCGTGGGACTTCACGCAGAGGCAGACAGAGGACGAGATCcagacgaggaagaggaggaggaaggacatGGACAAGGCCCGCCTCTTACAGGAGAAGAGCCAATCGAATGTCTCGCTGCTGACCAAGATCTTCAACTCCAACTAG
- the rad51c gene encoding DNA repair protein RAD51 homolog 3 — protein MLGYVSWRHVVVVVKMQRAVSSFPLSSGVKLKLLSAGFRFAGDLQHVTPPKLSHEAGLSQQEALEALQVVTGGGAAASLTAMELLQMEAELRNIVTFSSKLDSALGGGVPVGKTTEICGTPGIGKTQLCLQLSVDVQVPPCFGGVGGHVIFVDTEGSFVLQRVIDIAAAAVRHCSLLAEDDEQRGAMTTFTVETILSNIFLVRCHDYVELLAELHLLPDFLSDHPRTRLLVIDSVARPFRGFDDLSQRTRLLQGLAQQLVALATRHDLAVVITNQMTTRVRGSQSQLVPALGESWGHASTIRLLLQWSGSQRLATVVKSPRHMDATVQYQISSDGFRDADQSDERQAGV, from the exons ATGCTGGGATATGTGTCATGGcggcatgttgttgttgttgtgaagatGCAGCGCGCGGTgtcttcttttcctctcagcTCCGGTGTGAAGCTCAAACTGCTTTCAGCCGGATTCCGTTTCGCCGGGGATCTGCAGCACGTGACCCCGCCAAAACTGAGCCACG AGGCTGGTTTGTCCCAGCAGGAGGCACTGGAGGCGCTGCAGGTGGTGACTGGAGGAGGGGCAGCGGCTTCTCTCACGGCAATGGAGCTCCTGCAGATGGAGGCGGAGTTAAGGAACATTGTGACCTTCTCCTCTAAGCTGGACTCCGCCCTCGGAGGCGGAGTTCCTGTTGGGAAAACAACGGAAATCTGTGGAACACCGGGAATCGGAAAAACACAACTGTg CCTGCAGCTGTCGGTGGATGTGCAGGTGCCTCCGTGTTTCGGCGGGGTCGGAGGTCATGTGATCTTCGTGGACACTGAGGGAAGCTTCGTGCTGCAGCGAGTCATTGAcatcgccgccgccgccgtcagACACTGCTCCTTACTGGCGGAAGACGATGAGCAGCGCGGCGCCATGACGACGTTCACCGTGGAGACGATCCTGTCCAACATCTTCTTG GTGCGTTGCCATGACTACGTGGAGCTTCTGGCCGAGCTCCACCTGCTGCCCGACTTCCTGTCCGATCACCCGAGGACCCGCCTCCTGGTGATCGACAGTGTGGCGCGTCCGTTCAGGGGGTTTGACGACCTGTCGCAGAGGACACGCCTCCTCCAGGGCCTCGCCCAGCAGCTGGTCGCCTTGGCAACCAGACACGATTTGGCGGTCGTGATCACCAACCAGATGACCACACGGGTGCGAGGCAGCCAATCGCAGCTGGTCCCCGCACTCGGGGAGAGCTGGGGCCACGCCTCCACCATAAGGCTCCTCCTACAGTGGTCGGGTTCGCAGCGGCTGGCGACCGTCGTCAAGTCTCCACGTCACATGGACGCCACTGTCCAATACCAGATCAGCTCTGACGGCTTCAGAGACGCTGACCAATCAGACGAGAGACAGGCAGGCGTGTGA
- the LOC131468931 gene encoding mitochondrial carnitine/acylcarnitine carrier protein-like, which produces MMDKGGGGGEGSRVSPLKNFVAGGVGGACLLLAGHPLDTIKVRLQTQPKPSCTQYVLYTGTYDCFRKTVSKEGLLGLYKGMGAPLVGVAPMMAISFFGFGLGKQLQHTDPGRPLTHSQVFLSGCLAGVFTTVIVAPGERIKCLLQVQASSGGSRYQGPLDCALQLYKEQGLRSVYRGTVLTLIRDVPSNGLYFLTYEYLKNLLTPEGQSVSQLSTANILLAGGVAGILNWTIALPPDVLKSNFQTAADGKYRGLVDVLRTLLREEGATALYKGFNAVFLRAFPANAACFLGFEMALKGLNVLAPSW; this is translated from the exons ATGATGGAtaaaggtggaggtggaggtgaaggaTCCAGAGTTTCTCCTCTGAAGAACTTCGTGGCTGGTGGAGTGGGAGGAGCGTGTCTTCTGCTGGCGGGTCACCCGCTGGACACCATCAAG gtgAGACTTCAGACGCAGCCCAAACCCTCCTGCACTCAGTATGTCCTCTACACAGGAACGTACGACTGTTTCCGCAAGACGGTGTCCAAAGAG ggTCTTCTCGGCCTGTACAAAGGGATGGGCGCTCCTCTGGTGGGCGTGGCTCCGATGATGGCCATCAGTTTCTTCGGCTTTGGTCTGGGTAAACAGCTGCAGCACACGGATCCTGGTCGACCACTAAC ACACTCTCAGGTCTTCCTCTCTGGATGTCTGGCTGGAGTCTTCACCACAGTGATCGTGGCTCCAGGAGAGAGAATCAAATGTTTGCTGCAG GTGCAGGCAAGCAGCGGCGGCTCGAGGTACCAGGGTCCCCTGGACTGTGCTCTGCAGCTCTATAAAGAGCAAGGACTGCGCAGCGTCTACAGAGGGACAGTGTTGACCCTCATCAGAG ACGTGCCCTCAAACGGTCTCTACTTCCTGACCTATGAATACCTCAAAAACCTCCTGACACCTGAGGGTCAAAG tgtgtctCAGCTCAGCACTGCTAACATCCTCCTGGCCGGTGGCGTCGCAGGGATTTTGAACTGGACGATTGCTCTTCCTCCGGACGTCCTCAAGTCCAACTTCCAGACGG ctgcagaCGGGAAGTACAGAGGTCTGGTGGACGTGCTGAGAACTCTGCTACGTGAAGAAGGAGCTACAGCTCTGTATAAAGGATTCAACGCTGTTTTCCTCCGAGCGTTTCCTGCCAACgcg GCCTGTTTTCTGGGGTTCGAGATGGCCTTAAAGGGACTAAACGTCCTCGCTCCCAGTTGGTGA
- the atp6ap1a gene encoding ATPase H+ transporting accessory protein 1a yields MASSRAPLLRRRRSSMALAVFLGLLSVLNAGTCDEQVPLLLWTSGGTSAPSQAPPPAGHIVGQQQLAAYLENALNMGPKNVVLFLQDKMSVEDFTMYGGAFGNKQDSAFPNLEGALMSSSSPLVLPSVSWPASNAVIGQLQDQLETSPLYMDPETLSQLRLNASSPALLVFRLPYGVGSDLMSAKEILSGNDEVIGQVLSTMKTQAVPYTAIYTALRPSRDAASLSVEAGVGGGRSLLQARGGERDRDRKQRIKERDGVYAPVEFKEGEESCILLWAKGLSVSILRSGRWEDHDLTSSTFGEGVKPKLHGSICDKTRAKLVLNYDNVLGHRSFKLILAMSQRHYQVSARRWFTLDAVELEYDGTKATFNGSRNIYAPAEFSYRCESVTNFRWPLLVPRSAKDPANQWRVSFEDFQIQGFNVSGGEFSYASDCSGFFSPGIWMGLMTSLLMVLVLTYGLHMIMQLHTMDRFDDPKGPAISVPQTE; encoded by the exons ATGGCGTCCTCTCGGGCTCCGCTGCTCCGCCGTCGCCGCAGCTCCATGGCTCTCGCCGTGTTCCTCGGCCTGTTGAGCGTTTTGAACGCGGGGACGTGTGACGAGCAGgtgccactgctgctgtggACTAGCGGAGG GACGTCTGCACCAAgtcaggctccgccccctgccGGTCACATTGtggggcagcagcagcttgcTGCTTACCTGGAGAACGCTCTGAACATGGGTCCAAAGAACGTGGTTCTCTTCCTACAGGacaag atgaGTGTGGAAGACTTCACTATGTACGGAGGAGCGTTCGGAAACAAGCAAGACAGCGCCTTTCCAAACCTGGAG GGGGCACTGATGTCGTCGTCCTCCCCACTGGTGTTGCCCTCTGTCTCCTGGCCCGCCTCCAACGCAGTGATTGGTCAGCTCCAGGACCAATTAGAGACCTCCCCTCTGTACATGGACCCAGAAACGCTGAGTCAGCTCAGGCTCAACGCCTCCTCGCCCGCACTGCTGGTGTTCAGGCTGCCGTACGGCGTCGG GTCTGACCTGATGTCGGCCAAAGAAATCCTCAGCGGAAACG atgaGGTGATCGGTCAGGTGCTGAGCACCATGAAGACTCAGGCTGTTCCGTACACGGCCATCTACACGGCACTGAGGCCGTCCAGG GATGCAGCGTCTCTGTCGGTTGAAGCAGGTGTCGGTGGAGGACGCTCGCTGCTGCAGGCgcgaggaggagaaagagacagagacaggaagcagaggatTAAAGAGAGAGACGGGGTCTACGCTCCTGTGGAGTTTAAG GAAGGGGAGGAGTCTTGTATCCTCCTGTGGGCCAAAGGTCTGTCGGTGAGTATCCTGCGCAGCGGCCGCTGGGAAGACCACGACCTGACGTCCTCCACCTTTGGAGAGGGAGTCAAGCCCAAGCTGCACGGCTCCATCTGTGACAAGACCAGAGCAAA GCTGGTTCTGAACTATGACAACGTTCTAGGACACCGCAGCTTCAAACTGAT ctTGGCCATGAGTCAGCGTCATTACCAGGTGTCTGCGCGGCGCTGGTTCACTCTGGACGCCGTGGAGCTGGAGTACGACGGCACCAAGGCCACGTTCAACGGCAGCAGGAACATCTACGCTCCGGCCGAGTTCTCGTACCGCTGCGAGTCTGTCACCAACTTCCGATGGCCGCTGCTTGTCCCACGCTCGGCCAAAGATCCGGCCAATCAGTGGAGAGTCTCCTTCGAAGACTTCCAG ATTCAGGGTTTTAACGTGAGCGGCGGCGAGTTCTCGTACGCCAGTGACTGCTCCGGCTTCTTCTCCCCCGGGATCTGGATGGGCCTGATGACCAGTCTGCTCATGGTTCTGGTCCTGACCTACGGCCTGCACATGATCATGCAGCTGCACACCATGGACCGCTTCGACGACCCCAAAGGTCCGGCCATTTCTGTGCCGCAGACGGAGTAG
- the LOC131468937 gene encoding B-type lectin plumieribetin-like isoform X1, whose product MDLKKFAADSLCSTPSRDECVGGCRTMNRNSLSTDQELRQGEHLMSLNGNYQAILQTDGNFVIYKWTPTWASSTNTDDTLRLLLQPDNNLVIYNNKGTAVWASGTHSNSHTQRMRLTMQNDGRLVLDKDGNEVWSVGGK is encoded by the exons ATGGATCTGAAAAAATTTGCAGCAGACTCACTTTGCTCCACTCCCAGCAGAGATGAATGTGTTGGGGGTTGCAG AACCATGAACCGAAACTCACTCAGCACTGACCAGGAGCTGCGTCAAGGGGAGCACCTGATGAGTCTGAATGGTAATTACCAAGCCATTCTCCAG ACTGATGGCAACTTTGTCATCTACAAATGGACTCCCACCTGGGCGTCCAGTACAAATACGGACGATACGCTCCGTCTCCTTTTGCAGCCGGATAACAACCTGGtcatttacaacaacaaagGAACAGCCGTGTGGGCCAGCGGAACACACTCCAACAGCCACACCCAAAGAATGCGTCTGACCATGCAAAACGACGGTCGGCTGGTTCTTGACAAGGATGGGAACGAAGTCTGGAGTGTTGGAGGAAAGTGA
- the LOC131468937 gene encoding B-type lectin plumieribetin-like isoform X2, whose amino-acid sequence MNRNSLSTDQELRQGEHLMSLNGNYQAILQTDGNFVIYKWTPTWASSTNTDDTLRLLLQPDNNLVIYNNKGTAVWASGTHSNSHTQRMRLTMQNDGRLVLDKDGNEVWSVGGK is encoded by the exons ATGAACCGAAACTCACTCAGCACTGACCAGGAGCTGCGTCAAGGGGAGCACCTGATGAGTCTGAATGGTAATTACCAAGCCATTCTCCAG ACTGATGGCAACTTTGTCATCTACAAATGGACTCCCACCTGGGCGTCCAGTACAAATACGGACGATACGCTCCGTCTCCTTTTGCAGCCGGATAACAACCTGGtcatttacaacaacaaagGAACAGCCGTGTGGGCCAGCGGAACACACTCCAACAGCCACACCCAAAGAATGCGTCTGACCATGCAAAACGACGGTCGGCTGGTTCTTGACAAGGATGGGAACGAAGTCTGGAGTGTTGGAGGAAAGTGA